In Lycorma delicatula isolate Av1 chromosome 10, ASM4794821v1, whole genome shotgun sequence, a genomic segment contains:
- the LOC142331127 gene encoding uncharacterized protein LOC142331127 isoform X2, which yields MGIYLRTVIIYAFICLIRAKGISSDSSSSSSSSSSSSASHRYSTASSSSSNESDDDSSQKKTTKSTTTPSQSTSETTTETPFPFAEGLKSHNFTEEATDSSPITEANVQNAAAEAEANVQNAAAEAEANVQNAAAEAEANVQQSPAEDQPPAEDKTINNEFNTGMQNEPYEQQTDMPTYERERNIQINDLPERPEEDMVAIIERISYLLQIDIQPHDIQAVYRIRATPGRIRPIIIEFHDRSLRNRIIMAARRAHLSADDFYQDEVSRPVYINEPLSRYHKKLLYETKKRAQLRGYKFVWFRNSEVRVRKNEESEPITIRTFEELETKIV from the coding sequence GCTAAAGGTATTTCGTCGgattcttcatcatcatcatcatcatcttcatcctCATCGGCTTCCCACCGATATTCCACAGCGTCTTCTTCATCTTCAAATGAAAGCGACGATGACTCGAGTCAAAAGAAAACTACGAAGTCGACGACGACGCCTTCACAGAGTACTTCAGAGACGACGACCGAAACGCCGTTTCCTTTTGCCGAAGGTTTAAAGTCTCATAATTTCACCGAAGAAGCGACGGACTCTTCTCCAATAACGGAAGCGAACGTCCAAAACGCGGCAGCAGAAGCGGAAGCGAACGTCCAAAACGCGGCAGCAGAAGCGGAAGCGAACGTCCAAAACGCGGCAGCAGAAGCGGAAGCGAATGTTCAACAATCGCCGGCAGAAGATCAACCTCCAGCAGAAGATAagacaataaataatgaattcaacACGGGTATGCAAAACGAACCGTATGAGCAACAAACCGATATGCCTACTTACGAAAGAGAAAGAAATATCCAGATAAACGATTTACCGGAAAGACCCGAAGAAGATATGGTCGCTATAATCGAAAGAATAAGCTACCTTTTACAAATCGATATTCAACCTCACGATATTCAAGCGGTATATAGAATTCGCGCGACACCGGGAAGAATAAGGCCGATTATCATAGAATTCCACGACCGTTCGCTTCGCAATAGAATTATTATGGCAGCGAGAAGAGCTCATTTAAGCGCCGATGATTTTTATCAAGATGAAGTCAGCAGACCGGTCTATATCAACGAACCGTTATCCcgttatcataaaaaattactttacgaaACCAAGAAACGTGCTCAGTTACGAGGATATAAATTCGTATGGTTTAGAAATTCTGAAGTAAGagttagaaaaaatgaagaaagcgAACCGATTACTATAAGAACCTTTGAAGAATTAGAAacgaaaatagtttaa